A single Microcoleus sp. FACHB-672 DNA region contains:
- a CDS encoding NAD(P)H-quinone oxidoreductase subunit F — protein MRDFFLQTSWWIPFYGLIGGILTLPWSIGAIRRTGPRPAAYFNLLMTVLAFAHGWVLFNSTWNQEPQEIIIHWLQTADLDLSLALDISSVSVGAMELITGLSLLAQVFALGYMEKDWALARFFALMGFFEAAMSGLAISNSLFLTYALLEILTLSTYLLVGFWYAQPLVVTAARDAFLTKRVGDILLLMGVVALATMSGSLNFPDLYEWAETAHLSPAAANLLGLALIAGPIGKCAQFPLHLWLDEAMEGPNPASILRNSVVVACGAYVLIKLQPILVLSPAAQTALVVLGTMTAIGACLVAIAQIDIKRALSHSTSAYLGLVFIAVGLQWTGFALLLLFAHAIAKALLFMSIGSVILTTNNQNLTEMGGLWSRMPATTTAFIVGSAGLVGLLPLGGFWALRQGVDVFWVSHPWVVAVVLSVNFLTAINLTRVFRLVFLGKPQPKTRRAPEVPWPMAVPMVSMIVITLLAPLMMLHLSLLPDWAYLNPAAVALLILSGLGGVIVGSSLYLERAWSRSILSPVRFVQDLLSYDFYVDRLYRLTVVFAVERFSKITAWVDRYVVDGAVNLVGISAIFSGESLKYNVSGQSQFYVLTILIGVSVLVVLMMGYVQ, from the coding sequence ATGAGAGACTTCTTCCTCCAAACAAGTTGGTGGATACCTTTCTATGGCTTAATTGGCGGGATATTAACCTTGCCGTGGTCAATCGGGGCGATCCGTCGCACGGGGCCACGACCGGCAGCCTACTTTAACCTGTTGATGACCGTCTTGGCTTTTGCTCACGGTTGGGTACTCTTCAACTCAACATGGAACCAAGAACCCCAAGAGATCATAATCCACTGGCTGCAAACAGCAGATTTAGATTTATCCTTGGCCCTAGACATTTCCAGCGTCAGTGTGGGGGCAATGGAACTGATAACCGGTTTAAGTCTGCTAGCGCAAGTCTTTGCCCTCGGCTATATGGAGAAAGACTGGGCGCTGGCTCGCTTTTTTGCCCTCATGGGATTTTTTGAGGCGGCAATGAGTGGGCTTGCCATTAGTAACTCTTTATTTCTCACCTACGCCCTGCTAGAAATTCTTACCCTTTCCACCTATTTACTGGTGGGATTTTGGTACGCCCAGCCGCTGGTGGTGACGGCAGCGCGAGATGCTTTTTTGACCAAGCGGGTGGGAGATATCCTGTTGCTGATGGGCGTTGTGGCGCTGGCAACGATGTCGGGAAGCTTGAACTTTCCCGATCTGTATGAGTGGGCAGAAACAGCCCATCTCTCTCCCGCAGCGGCTAACCTCTTAGGCTTAGCGTTAATTGCAGGACCCATCGGCAAGTGCGCTCAATTTCCCTTGCATCTTTGGCTAGATGAAGCGATGGAAGGGCCAAACCCGGCTTCTATCTTGCGAAACTCAGTCGTCGTCGCTTGCGGCGCTTATGTGTTGATTAAACTACAGCCCATATTGGTACTCTCGCCGGCAGCCCAAACAGCACTGGTTGTCTTAGGCACGATGACAGCCATTGGTGCCTGTTTGGTGGCAATCGCCCAAATTGATATCAAGCGAGCGTTATCTCATTCCACCAGCGCATACTTAGGGCTGGTGTTTATCGCAGTGGGGTTGCAATGGACGGGTTTTGCCCTGCTGTTGCTGTTTGCCCATGCGATCGCAAAAGCACTTTTATTCATGAGCATTGGCTCTGTGATTCTAACAACCAACAACCAAAACCTCACAGAAATGGGTGGGCTTTGGTCACGGATGCCGGCAACCACCACAGCTTTTATCGTGGGTTCTGCTGGGTTAGTGGGACTGCTACCTTTAGGCGGTTTTTGGGCGCTTAGACAAGGCGTTGATGTTTTTTGGGTCAGCCATCCTTGGGTCGTGGCCGTTGTATTGTCGGTTAACTTCCTCACCGCAATTAATTTAACCCGCGTGTTTCGTCTGGTGTTTTTAGGCAAGCCCCAGCCTAAGACTCGCCGCGCACCCGAAGTTCCCTGGCCGATGGCAGTACCAATGGTGTCTATGATAGTGATCACGCTGTTAGCGCCTCTGATGATGCTCCACTTGTCACTGTTGCCAGACTGGGCTTACCTGAACCCAGCCGCTGTTGCGCTGCTAATTTTATCCGGCTTAGGCGGCGTTATTGTGGGCAGTTCGCTTTATTTGGAAAGAGCGTGGTCTAGATCGATTCTCTCACCTGTAAGATTCGTACAAGACTTGTTATCTTACGATTTTTATGTAGACCGGCTTTACCGGCTCACGGTCGTTTTTGCCGTCGAGCGATTTTCAAAGATTACAGCTTGGGTTGACCGCTATGTGGTAGATGGAGCCGTTAACCTTGTGGGAATAAGCGCTATCTTTAGCGGGGAAAGCTTGAAGTACAATGTTTCCGGTCAGTCACAATTTTATGTACTGACCATCCTTATTGGAGTCAGTGTTTTGGTGGTTCTGATGATGGGTTATGTGCAATAA
- a CDS encoding carbon dioxide-concentrating mechanism protein CcmK: protein MSIAVGMIETKGFPAVVEAADAMVKAARVTLVGYEKIGSARCTVIVRGDVSEVQASVAAGVESVKRVNGGEVLSTHIIARPHENLEYVLPIRYTEAVEQFRSY from the coding sequence ATGTCAATCGCAGTTGGAATGATTGAAACCAAAGGCTTTCCGGCTGTCGTGGAAGCTGCAGATGCGATGGTCAAAGCCGCTCGCGTCACCCTCGTGGGTTATGAAAAAATCGGCAGTGCTCGCTGTACCGTTATTGTCCGGGGGGATGTCTCAGAGGTGCAAGCCTCTGTCGCCGCTGGGGTTGAATCAGTAAAGCGGGTCAATGGGGGAGAAGTCTTGTCCACCCACATCATCGCCCGTCCGCATGAGAACCTAGAGTACGTTCTGCCCATTCGTTACACCGAAGCAGTTGAACAGTTCCGAAGCTACTAA
- a CDS encoding carbon dioxide-concentrating mechanism protein CcmK translates to MSIAVGMVETLGFPAVVEAADAMVKAARVTLVGYEKIGSGRVTVIVRGDVSEVQASVSAGVENVKRVNGGQVLSTHIIARPHENLEYVLPIRYTEAVEQFRESLGGIRSIGRP, encoded by the coding sequence ATGTCAATTGCAGTTGGAATGGTAGAAACACTCGGCTTTCCGGCAGTCGTAGAAGCAGCCGATGCAATGGTTAAAGCCGCCCGCGTCACCCTTGTGGGCTATGAAAAAATCGGCAGCGGTCGTGTAACGGTCATTGTGCGCGGAGATGTCTCTGAAGTACAAGCCTCTGTTTCTGCCGGCGTAGAAAATGTCAAGCGCGTGAATGGCGGACAAGTCTTGTCTACGCACATCATCGCCCGTCCTCACGAGAACCTAGAGTACGTTCTGCCTATTCGTTACACCGAAGCCGTTGAACAGTTTCGTGAAAGCCTGGGTGGCATTCGCTCGATTGGCAGACCGTAA
- a CDS encoding EutN/CcmL family microcompartment protein, translated as MQMAKVRGTIVSTQKEPSLRGSKLLLLQLLDEEGRPLPGYEVAADTVGAGVDEWVLVTRGSAARQVPGNENRPLDALVVAIIDTVSVDNRLLYSKKDQYR; from the coding sequence ATGCAAATGGCCAAAGTTCGGGGCACGATCGTCAGCACCCAAAAGGAACCAAGTCTTAGAGGCTCTAAACTGCTTCTGTTGCAACTCCTAGATGAGGAGGGACGCCCTTTGCCCGGATATGAGGTGGCAGCGGATACGGTCGGGGCCGGCGTTGATGAGTGGGTTCTTGTCACCCGGGGCAGTGCCGCCCGCCAAGTTCCAGGGAATGAAAATCGGCCCCTCGATGCTTTGGTTGTGGCGATTATCGATACCGTAAGTGTGGACAATCGCCTGCTTTACAGCAAGAAAGACCAATATCGATAA
- a CDS encoding ribulose bisphosphate carboxylase small subunit, with translation MPARNQAAPPTPWSKNLAKPSIHETAFVHPFSNIIGDVSIGENVMVAPGTYIRADEGSPFHIGEGTNVQDGVVIHGLEQGRVIGDDQKSYSVWIGSNASITHLSLIHGPAYVGDECFIGFRSTVFNARVGKGCIVMMHALIQDVEIPPGKYVPSGAVITNQQQADRLPDVQEDDLHFSRHVVGINDALRIGYHCAQDAGCITIVRDEKGTSNTTKSNNGNGSRGRSMQSKSLSAEVVEQVRQILAQGYKIGMEHADERRFQTSSWKSCTPIQSGREADVFAELEGCLAEHQGEYVRLIGIDTKAKRRVQEIIVQRPHDKASNRSTTAAPASLGRNRSGGSASGSGANLDSDLNAQIRQLLGQGYRVGAEYADERRFQTSSWKSCGPIESNREADVVAALEGCIAEHQGEYVRLIGIDPKAKRRVLETIIQRPNGRVSKSSAPASAQVSRSSYSSASVSSSSIASETIEQVRQLMSQGYKIGTEHADERRFQTSSWKSCSPIEGTREADVVAALEACIAEHQGEYVRLIGIDPKAKRRVLETIIQRPNATASRR, from the coding sequence ATGCCAGCCCGCAATCAAGCGGCGCCCCCAACCCCTTGGTCAAAGAATTTGGCAAAACCCAGCATTCATGAAACCGCCTTCGTGCATCCTTTCTCCAACATCATTGGAGATGTAAGCATCGGCGAGAATGTCATGGTTGCGCCAGGAACTTATATCCGGGCCGATGAAGGCAGCCCTTTCCATATCGGTGAAGGCACGAATGTTCAAGATGGGGTGGTGATTCACGGACTTGAGCAAGGCCGCGTGATAGGGGATGACCAAAAAAGCTATTCAGTCTGGATCGGCAGCAATGCTTCAATTACCCACTTATCACTGATTCACGGGCCGGCTTATGTCGGCGATGAGTGCTTTATTGGCTTTCGTTCCACCGTATTTAATGCTCGCGTAGGTAAAGGTTGCATCGTGATGATGCACGCATTGATCCAAGATGTGGAGATTCCCCCAGGAAAATACGTTCCTTCGGGGGCTGTGATTACCAACCAGCAGCAAGCCGACCGACTGCCAGACGTTCAAGAAGACGATCTGCATTTTTCTCGCCATGTGGTGGGAATTAATGATGCACTGCGAATTGGGTATCACTGCGCTCAGGATGCTGGCTGTATTACCATCGTCCGTGATGAGAAAGGAACATCTAATACAACAAAATCTAATAATGGTAATGGCTCAAGAGGTCGTTCGATGCAGAGTAAGAGTTTGAGTGCCGAGGTCGTTGAACAGGTACGCCAAATATTGGCACAAGGTTACAAGATTGGCATGGAACACGCCGATGAGCGCCGGTTCCAAACCAGTTCTTGGAAAAGTTGTACGCCAATTCAGTCGGGTCGTGAAGCAGACGTGTTTGCTGAACTGGAAGGCTGCTTAGCCGAACATCAAGGCGAGTACGTGCGCCTGATCGGGATTGACACCAAAGCTAAGCGTCGGGTACAGGAGATCATTGTTCAGCGGCCCCATGATAAGGCATCCAACCGCTCGACAACAGCTGCACCGGCATCCCTAGGACGTAACCGCAGTGGCGGGTCTGCATCGGGCAGTGGTGCAAACCTCGATAGCGATTTGAACGCTCAAATCCGGCAGCTTTTGGGTCAAGGATACCGGGTTGGGGCAGAATATGCCGATGAGCGCCGGTTCCAAACCAGTTCTTGGAAGAGCTGCGGGCCGATTGAATCGAATCGCGAAGCCGATGTGGTGGCTGCTCTAGAAGGTTGCATCGCTGAACATCAAGGCGAGTACGTGCGCTTAATTGGCATTGACCCCAAAGCCAAGCGCCGCGTGCTGGAGACGATTATCCAGCGGCCTAATGGCAGAGTGTCTAAGTCTTCTGCCCCCGCCTCTGCACAGGTCTCTCGTTCAAGCTATTCGAGTGCATCCGTCAGCAGTTCCAGCATTGCCAGCGAGACGATCGAGCAGGTGCGCCAACTGATGAGTCAAGGATACAAGATTGGCACGGAACACGCCGATGAGCGCCGGTTCCAAACCAGTTCTTGGAAGAGCTGTAGCCCGATAGAAGGGACTCGTGAAGCCGATGTGGTGGCTGCCCTAGAAGCTTGCATCGCTGAACATCAAGGAGAATACGTGCGCCTGATTGGCATTGACCCCAAAGCCAAGCGCCGCGTGCTGGAAACCATTATCCAGCGGCCTAATGCTACGGCTTCGCGTCGCTAA
- a CDS encoding carbon dioxide concentrating mechanism protein: MYLPLLRPIGSADFFVSGDVVIDECAAIAPGVILQADAGCRMTIAAGACVGMGAILHAHKGNLEVAAGAIIGAGVLVVGTSKIGANACIGACSTILSSDIEQEQVVPAGSVFGDSSRHKVVTPETPTDTPVAGPKDSVEQSNPDVSETPANTPESTDPTPDADASDTTEAAAEVPAQPQTPTHGQRQLNRLMLTLFPHGQSLNRNVQNGPSTDGT; this comes from the coding sequence ATGTATTTGCCGCTACTGCGACCGATAGGCAGCGCTGACTTTTTTGTTAGTGGCGATGTGGTCATTGATGAGTGTGCGGCGATCGCGCCGGGGGTGATTCTGCAAGCAGATGCCGGCTGTCGGATGACTATCGCTGCCGGTGCGTGCGTCGGTATGGGCGCGATTCTCCACGCACACAAAGGAAACTTGGAGGTAGCGGCGGGCGCGATCATTGGGGCGGGGGTGCTGGTCGTAGGCACTAGCAAAATTGGAGCCAATGCCTGCATCGGTGCGTGTTCCACGATTTTGTCGAGCGACATTGAACAAGAGCAAGTGGTGCCGGCTGGTTCGGTGTTTGGAGACAGCAGCCGTCACAAGGTGGTAACTCCAGAAACCCCAACTGATACTCCTGTAGCCGGCCCAAAGGACTCGGTTGAACAGTCAAATCCTGATGTCAGCGAGACTCCCGCAAATACACCTGAAAGCACCGATCCGACTCCTGACGCCGATGCTTCTGACACGACCGAGGCAGCAGCAGAAGTCCCCGCACAGCCTCAGACACCAACCCACGGCCAACGTCAATTAAATCGGCTGATGCTGACTTTATTTCCTCACGGCCAATCCTTAAATCGCAACGTGCAAAACGGGCCGTCTACCGATGGAACCTAG
- a CDS encoding BMC domain-containing protein, which yields MRELQKQLPAPLEQTRELDPLRESALGLVSTRSFPAIVGTADMMVKSAGVTLVGYEKIGSGYCTAIVRGKIADVRIAVEAGADTAEQFGQLISKVVLARPLPNLDAILPIGTRWNEMVQGNSYSRLSNLAIGLLETRGFPAMVGAADAMLKSADVQLAAYETIGDGLCTVIIRGSVADVAVAVEAGMYEAERIGDFNSLMVIPRPLEDLEKTLPVASCWIEQHKPLLMPINVKEKEKQAEKELVELPDLAKLPASNDAEKELVELPELKELPKQKEQQADP from the coding sequence ATGAGGGAATTACAAAAACAACTGCCGGCTCCCCTCGAACAAACGAGGGAATTAGACCCGCTTCGGGAAAGTGCCCTAGGCTTAGTCTCGACGCGGAGTTTTCCAGCCATTGTTGGCACTGCCGACATGATGGTGAAGTCTGCCGGCGTGACTTTAGTAGGGTACGAAAAAATTGGCAGCGGTTATTGCACAGCCATCGTGCGGGGCAAAATTGCCGATGTCAGAATCGCTGTGGAAGCAGGGGCAGACACGGCTGAACAGTTTGGCCAGTTAATATCAAAGGTGGTACTCGCCCGACCCTTGCCTAACCTTGACGCGATTTTACCTATCGGCACTCGTTGGAATGAGATGGTTCAAGGCAATAGTTACAGTCGCTTGAGCAATCTGGCAATCGGTCTTTTGGAAACGCGGGGGTTTCCGGCAATGGTGGGCGCGGCTGATGCCATGCTCAAGTCAGCCGACGTACAACTGGCTGCTTATGAAACGATTGGGGATGGCCTGTGTACGGTGATTATCCGGGGTTCCGTGGCGGACGTCGCCGTGGCAGTTGAGGCCGGTATGTATGAGGCTGAGCGGATAGGGGACTTTAACTCGCTAATGGTCATTCCCCGGCCTTTGGAGGATTTGGAGAAAACGCTGCCGGTGGCGAGTTGCTGGATCGAGCAGCACAAACCTCTCTTAATGCCAATTAATGTTAAGGAGAAAGAGAAGCAGGCAGAAAAAGAACTGGTAGAGTTACCAGATTTAGCAAAGTTGCCGGCTTCTAATGACGCTGAGAAGGAACTTGTGGAACTTCCTGAGTTGAAGGAGTTACCCAAACAGAAAGAACAACAGGCAGACCCATAA
- a CDS encoding LysR family transcriptional regulator, producing MKQATLHQLKVFEAAARHGSFTRAAEELFLTQPTVSMQVKQLTKAVGLPLFEQVGKRLYLTDAGRELLATCREVFERLSLFEMTVADMKGLKQGQLRLAVVTTAKYFVPRLLGPFCRRYPGIDISLQVTNHEGLLDRLNDNLDELQIMSQPPTSFDVSCHPFLENPLEVLAPHDHPLAGQKNIPIERLTGEPFIIREPGSGTRGAVQKMFDAHGIKLKIRLELGSNEAIKQAIAGGLGISVLSRHVLALEGGTSMLTILDVENFPIRQQWYVIYPKGKQLSVVAQAFFDYLLDEGKRVAEETAALKFRE from the coding sequence TTGAAGCAGGCAACGCTTCATCAATTGAAGGTTTTTGAAGCGGCTGCACGGCACGGTAGCTTTACCCGCGCAGCCGAAGAATTGTTTCTCACTCAACCCACAGTCTCGATGCAAGTGAAGCAGCTGACAAAGGCAGTCGGGTTGCCACTGTTTGAGCAGGTGGGGAAGCGGCTCTATCTCACGGATGCCGGTCGCGAACTGCTGGCCACCTGCCGAGAGGTATTTGAGCGGCTCTCTCTATTTGAGATGACGGTCGCAGATATGAAGGGTCTCAAACAGGGCCAACTGCGGCTAGCCGTTGTCACGACCGCTAAATATTTTGTGCCGCGTTTACTAGGCCCATTTTGCCGGCGCTATCCCGGAATTGATATCTCCCTCCAGGTGACCAACCACGAAGGCTTATTAGACCGCCTGAATGACAACCTGGACGAGTTGCAAATTATGAGCCAACCCCCAACCAGCTTTGACGTCAGCTGCCACCCTTTTCTGGAAAATCCTTTAGAGGTGTTGGCACCGCACGATCATCCACTGGCGGGACAAAAAAACATCCCCATAGAACGCCTCACTGGCGAACCCTTTATCATTCGTGAGCCTGGATCGGGAACGCGGGGAGCGGTGCAGAAAATGTTTGACGCACACGGCATTAAACTCAAGATCCGGCTAGAACTGGGCAGCAATGAGGCAATTAAGCAAGCGATTGCCGGCGGCTTAGGAATATCCGTTTTATCTCGCCATGTTTTAGCCCTAGAAGGGGGCACAAGTATGCTGACAATTTTGGATGTCGAAAACTTTCCCATCCGCCAGCAGTGGTATGTCATCTATCCCAAGGGCAAACAGCTCTCGGTTGTTGCACAGGCATTTTTTGATTATCTGCTTGATGAAGGCAAGCGGGTAGCCGAAGAAACTGCCGCGCTCAAATTTAGGGAATAA
- a CDS encoding glycosyltransferase family 4 protein, which yields MKIAQVSPLWERVPPPAYGGIELVVGHITDELVRRGHEVTLFASGDSETLARLESVHPRALRSDPNVRESGIYEMLQLSRVYEQAAEFNIIHSHMGCAALPFCNLVKTPTVHTLHGVLTPENRKLFSYHWQQPYISISDAQREPGLNYIRTVYNGIDPEDYPFNPHPQNPTYLAFLGRLSPEKGPQHAIAIARATGWRLKMAGKLDTVDRQFYERELAPLIDGKQIEYLGEVNHSEKVELLANAAATLFPISWREPFGLVMIESMAVGTPVLGIGLGSVPEVIAHGTTGFVCQSYEEMATLIPAALEMNRQTCRDRVISDFSVSTMVDGYEATYQQLLEGHLSTINGHLLDPRVSA from the coding sequence ATGAAAATCGCCCAAGTTTCACCATTGTGGGAACGAGTTCCTCCTCCTGCTTACGGCGGCATTGAATTGGTTGTCGGCCACATAACCGATGAACTGGTTCGTCGGGGCCATGAAGTGACTCTCTTTGCCTCTGGTGATTCTGAAACCTTAGCGCGGTTAGAATCTGTTCACCCCCGCGCCTTGCGTTCAGACCCGAATGTGCGAGAATCCGGGATTTATGAAATGCTGCAACTGAGCCGCGTCTACGAACAAGCAGCAGAGTTTAACATTATCCACTCCCACATGGGATGTGCTGCCCTGCCCTTTTGCAATTTGGTGAAAACCCCGACTGTCCACACGCTTCATGGCGTTTTAACACCCGAAAACCGTAAATTATTTAGCTACCACTGGCAGCAACCTTATATCAGCATCAGCGACGCCCAACGAGAACCGGGACTGAACTACATTCGCACCGTTTACAACGGCATCGACCCTGAAGATTATCCCTTCAACCCTCACCCTCAAAACCCTACCTACCTAGCTTTTTTGGGGCGTCTTTCTCCCGAAAAAGGCCCGCAACACGCGATTGCGATTGCCCGCGCCACCGGCTGGCGTTTAAAGATGGCCGGCAAGCTGGATACCGTGGATCGGCAGTTTTATGAACGGGAACTCGCCCCACTGATTGATGGCAAACAAATCGAATATTTAGGTGAAGTCAACCACTCCGAAAAAGTTGAACTCTTAGCCAATGCTGCCGCCACTTTATTTCCGATTAGTTGGCGCGAACCGTTTGGCCTAGTCATGATTGAATCAATGGCCGTTGGTACTCCTGTGCTTGGCATCGGGTTAGGTTCTGTCCCAGAAGTAATTGCTCACGGGACAACCGGCTTCGTTTGCCAAAGCTATGAAGAAATGGCAACTTTGATCCCCGCTGCGTTAGAAATGAACAGACAAACCTGTCGAGATCGTGTAATAAGCGACTTCAGCGTAAGCACAATGGTTGATGGATATGAGGCCACTTACCAACAACTTTTAGAAGGTCACCTATCTACTATCAATGGTCATCTCCTTGATCCCCGTGTGTCTGCTTAG
- a CDS encoding zinc-dependent alcohol dehydrogenase: MLAALLYGQEDLRLESVADPSPAAGEVVVQVAAATTCGTDLKVWRRGGHAKMLKPPTLFGHEAAGEIVALGEGVTGWRVGDRVVANNSAPCYKCFFCSRQEYSLCPNLTWNNGTFAEYLKIPAPIVEHNMLPVPEGLPDALASMTEPLACVLHGVARSNVKAGDRVVVLGDGAIGLMFVAVLANRDAQVILFGGNDNRLEIGKKLGASEAFNYHQLPHLQQQEDVVESQATNIPELVRQMTEGWGADVVIEATGVPAAWETAIACARAGATVNLFGGCPRDTTITVNTEQLHYSELTLKGVFHNTPAYVREALSLLASRTIPFELLISEHRPLKDLERVFHEMRDRQVIKVAIKPG; the protein is encoded by the coding sequence TTGCTAGCAGCGTTACTCTACGGACAAGAAGACTTACGTTTAGAATCAGTCGCCGATCCTTCACCGGCTGCCGGTGAGGTGGTTGTTCAGGTGGCAGCCGCAACAACTTGCGGCACAGACTTGAAAGTTTGGCGGCGTGGTGGCCATGCGAAAATGCTGAAACCACCTACATTATTTGGCCATGAAGCTGCCGGCGAAATTGTCGCCCTCGGAGAAGGCGTCACCGGCTGGCGTGTGGGAGATCGCGTGGTTGCGAACAACTCCGCACCCTGCTACAAGTGTTTCTTTTGCAGCCGGCAAGAATATTCGCTTTGCCCAAATTTGACCTGGAATAACGGCACCTTTGCCGAGTACCTGAAGATTCCTGCGCCAATTGTGGAGCATAATATGCTACCAGTGCCTGAAGGTTTACCAGACGCTTTGGCGTCGATGACAGAACCATTAGCGTGTGTACTTCATGGTGTGGCGAGATCGAACGTTAAAGCCGGTGATCGCGTTGTGGTGCTCGGAGATGGCGCAATTGGATTAATGTTTGTGGCAGTCTTAGCCAATCGGGATGCACAGGTAATATTATTTGGTGGCAACGACAATCGGCTAGAGATTGGTAAAAAATTGGGCGCATCTGAGGCGTTTAATTATCATCAATTACCCCATTTGCAGCAACAGGAAGATGTGGTGGAGAGTCAGGCGACCAATATTCCCGAACTCGTGCGACAGATGACGGAAGGATGGGGTGCGGATGTCGTGATCGAAGCCACTGGAGTGCCGGCAGCGTGGGAAACAGCAATTGCGTGTGCTCGTGCCGGTGCCACTGTAAACTTATTTGGCGGTTGTCCGCGTGACACCACCATCACGGTGAATACAGAACAATTGCATTACAGCGAACTCACCCTCAAAGGAGTTTTTCACAACACACCGGCTTATGTTCGGGAAGCCTTATCACTTTTAGCGAGTCGCACGATTCCGTTTGAATTACTGATTAGCGAACACCGGCCTTTGAAAGATTTAGAGCGAGTGTTCCATGAAATGCGTGATCGGCAAGTCATTAAAGTCGCCATTAAACCCGGATAA
- a CDS encoding MFS transporter — MESKKVNYRNPWTFIPSLYFIQGLPNVIITGVLDIIYKSLGIPNAQITAFTSLLNFPWVLKPLWAPFVDIYSTKRKWVLYTQLAMIGCLILAAFSFTLPNFFFLSLLAFSVAAFISATYDIAADGYYMLALSPEQQALFAGIRNVAFRVALIFGTGFLVAFAGQLGGTLGNIPLSWSITLGLSALIFGASFIYHQIILPFPDSDLSNAGNRESQETAPFLEVIASYFRQPKIWATLAFILLYRFAEVMLGKVGKLFLLDYLQQSGLDIASATKEVGIIYGTFGVTSLIIGGVLGGLIVSRYGLKKTIWPLALALNVPDVFYVYIASRQLPVQWLYPLISIEQFGYGLGFTAFMIYLMYTSKGKYKTSHYAISTGFMALGKMVAEFISGPIQQGVGYYNFFIIVCILTIPGMITILFLPLNEVEQNQKA; from the coding sequence ATGGAATCAAAAAAAGTTAATTATCGCAATCCTTGGACTTTCATTCCCAGTCTTTATTTTATTCAAGGTCTTCCTAACGTTATCATCACTGGCGTTTTGGATATCATTTATAAAAGTCTGGGAATTCCCAACGCCCAAATTACCGCTTTCACAAGTTTACTGAATTTCCCTTGGGTACTTAAACCCTTATGGGCACCTTTTGTCGATATTTACTCAACCAAAAGAAAGTGGGTACTTTACACGCAGTTAGCCATGATTGGCTGCTTAATTTTGGCAGCCTTCTCGTTCACTCTACCGAATTTCTTTTTTCTCTCACTGCTAGCCTTTAGTGTCGCTGCATTTATCTCTGCGACTTATGACATTGCAGCAGATGGATATTATATGTTGGCATTAAGTCCAGAACAGCAAGCGCTGTTTGCCGGCATTCGCAACGTTGCATTTCGAGTCGCTTTAATTTTTGGCACTGGATTTTTAGTCGCCTTTGCCGGTCAGCTTGGCGGAACACTGGGTAATATTCCTTTAAGCTGGAGCATAACTTTAGGTCTGTCAGCTTTAATCTTTGGAGCTAGTTTTATTTATCACCAGATAATTTTACCGTTCCCTGATAGTGATTTATCCAACGCAGGAAACAGAGAAAGCCAAGAGACAGCCCCTTTTTTAGAAGTTATCGCTTCGTACTTCCGCCAACCTAAAATTTGGGCAACATTGGCGTTTATTTTATTGTATCGTTTTGCGGAAGTCATGCTGGGCAAAGTTGGAAAACTATTTTTGTTAGATTATCTCCAACAAAGTGGTTTAGATATAGCATCCGCGACGAAAGAGGTGGGGATAATCTATGGCACGTTTGGAGTAACTTCGCTCATCATCGGAGGCGTTTTAGGAGGATTGATCGTTTCGAGATATGGCTTAAAAAAGACCATTTGGCCGCTCGCTTTAGCCTTAAATGTCCCCGATGTATTTTATGTTTACATCGCTTCTCGTCAGCTTCCAGTCCAGTGGCTTTATCCCCTTATTTCAATCGAACAGTTCGGATATGGATTAGGCTTCACCGCTTTCATGATTTATTTAATGTACACCTCGAAGGGTAAATATAAAACTTCTCATTATGCCATCTCAACCGGCTTCATGGCTTTGGGGAAAATGGTGGCTGAATTTATCAGCGGCCCGATTCAGCAAGGAGTTGGCTATTATAACTTTTTCATTATTGTCTGCATTCTAACAATTCCCGGAATGATAACAATTTTGTTCCTTCCTTTAAATGAAGTGGAACAGAATCAAAAAGCTTGA